The DNA segment AGACAGCTCGTTGAATTATTCCAGGCTTTGACAGGTGACAGTATAACAgactttcttgttaaaagtttaattgagcATGCACTGAACTGGtgtaacacaagcagcacacacatgcatttgactTTGGAGTTTGTATGCAACTTAGATGATGGCTTGCCGAGTCCGTGACACTGACTTCAcgctgtccttttgtgtttgctgcaggcatcGCCTTCCTGCGAGGCTTTCAGGTGTCCCTCCAGGCTTTGGGAGGGTCTGGTGTTGcctgtcagctctttctcttccaccgtAACCTCTCCATCCCGGCTTCACATGCTCAAAGGGTAGGAAGGGCCCCGCTCGCTTtggtctgtgcttctttttctgcctagaatgccacttttaacgcaaattcttgttaaaagcagttctcaacaacaaacaactaagcaatactttgaatataaatacatttacattttgattacagattatttcatcagggagtggatcttaaatctttcccaccccaaagaccaaagactttcccctgggaagacacaccagcagccagtatcTTTTAGCTTCTGGACATACTCTCACATTATGACCTGGTGtttatgaaattatgttatattttgggtgggataacagtgacatcatccttcagaaaaactgaaaatatgcccttatgattttatcaagctcatcaagatcattcaaaagctgtaattatCACACGAGAGGCAACGTCACAGgaagtctgttatttagccttttgttaTGAGAATGTCCTGAAGGACTATGACACCATACACCATTGGACATGCTCACAACGGTGGGAactccacatgcatacatttaaaccacattaacacttaatccaatgaaaggaacacacattactgtgtttgactTGGTAAACGATGAAAACGGTGAGGTTTCTAATAACCCTTATTTTGATAACTATAGGTTGTAtggggctgattttgtttttgaaacaaatcatttttgctcaACCCTGTGTACACAACTCATCTGTCTAATTTTATATGTAATCTGCCAGTTTCAAAGAAGAGATATTTGCGTCACTATGTCCCACGAcgatgcattttatgtctgacatattagaaacagaTTAGTGCAATTTGCCCATTACTAGGCAACAAGTTGCTATCCACCTGCTTCATTTCGGtttctgtaatcagaatcagaatcagaatcagaaactgtttattgccaagtaacatacattacaaggaatttgctgtggtctgaaggtgctattgttttgataacaaataagtagaatataaaagctaaaataagaataagaataaaaataaaaataaaaaataagataagataaataacaacagtgcagtgaccagaataaagtaaagtgtccagataaagtgtccagtagggggtgggtgcgttaatgtaacgcagtggggacaggggtgatgtacgttaatataacgtatattgtgttaattgttttacatgtaaaaactatgtcctatagcatccctggctgaatgatggtctaactcttcacaaaacctttatagatgacacacagtgctgtagctccaaaactgtgggaaccatgaaggttgaaaagcactatatatgtgagaccatttgagtccatttactttaacatcctGATGGAATATGTCACAATAGCTTTACAATTTTCCTTGGATTATATGctttagattgaaaatgaattagcattactatcatttatactcaaataccactttttaacccttttaactcaacttaatgacaatctctaatggagtcctataggtgagcatttgaactcacctatagaatatgtatatgaaatatgtattcgcataaagcattggaaaatagcacaaatcacacatgaaatgcagctttaatctagcattacttcactaaagcatgcttcaccttacatacaagctttataatttaactaacagaaccaataataacacagctttaagaacagactcatgaaatcaacagattatttaagtATTCTGGACCATACCAAAGGTCattaacacatccatacatgtccttgaggcgtcatcatacaataaagaaaagtgtgaaattgttaaagtgtagcaagtgttaaaccaacaagtgacttttaagaactgcaatgcataaacaccatattgttgcctatgaaagacagggatcatgttttaaaaaacgtgatatctatttaatggtaaatgtttcatgaaagaaccacaagttagtaccagagctacaggctgcaatgaccactctgtaCTAGTATTCTGGTACTCTGGGAGGCAAATCTGACCATAACCAAGTCCAAGTCTCATATCCAAATCTGCAtatgctcaaatcaaatcatcctacaaaaaagtaagtaaaaagttcaaattcaatcaaaaacacacaacgtcacatcacataaaatggcaactcGACTCAACAATTCTTTGGGGAAAGTGTTGATAAAcatatgtcagctgggattggctgtagcccccctgtgactctcaaggataagtgggtatagcaaatagatggatgaatatatataatatataacagcaatatatatgAGACTTTGTATGAGAAAGCCGTTCTATTTAACCACTAATaaagaatatgtcaaaaactcttatctcagcttatcagataagtgtgcagtgtgtttgaagtcataATTGCCACTGAATTCTGCAGGTGTACAAGTCAGACCCTTTCCCCGGCCTCTCCCTTGGGTCCCAGTATGCTGTTACCGTCATGGCTCTGCCAGTGcctgaggagtgggagaggttcTACCACAGCAAGATCTTTTCCACACGCTGTAAGACTACTTTAAGCTCTAGACTAGATATTAtctcataaagcacacacacacacacacacacagtttcagtgaactttgtggttgcttcagggtaaccttcaaaatctaaatccctccttctcttggcttatttactgtacatataatgacatctcctgctctgtccccagaaagctctctgctctctaaactttgcccttttcatcatatatctttcagtaagactattgtcaaaacaatggtgaatttatagtaatatgcgctggttttgcagcatgtgcagagaagaacggtcttgagcagtgcaaaaaaggtgagaatttctcatagttcccaaataaagtctggtataacaataaatgttttccttcttcggtaatgcttcaatttacaggtccacaaatttcatggaaagtaggtgataattagcaagttacgtatttgaaatttctttgaaattatccccaaattacccctaaatgtgtccaaaattactgcaaaattatttaagaattatattgtgctctttcctaataagcagttGCGGTTCgatttttcacaaaagttaaacttgctgaaaatctatcaatccatgaataaatgctgcagctcttcaataaCCAAGAAATTCCTGCGTTTTGCTTCCCAGCTGTTGGGTAAAAGTGAAGGGGGTTAGCCCTGAAGTCGATCtgcccaggaggaaaacaaagtcttccctGTGCTACCGACAAGGGTCTGgaagctagcacaggagctttggccctgcaggaggagaaggttttCAAGTCCGGGGTGGGGGGACCCAGTGGGGGAGTGGCGCCGGAATGGGCACCAGAACcggagacagatgagatggcAACGGAACAGGGTTTAGCTAGTAGGAACTATCTAGATATCAGTTAACTTCGTATTactttccttgaaatgtatgtatgcatgtaattatcacctacttatcatgaaatttgcggacctgtaaaatgaagcgttaccgtTTCTTCTTATGATCAGCTTGacatcatgtcaatattttatggtCTGGTTGTAGACTGGTATCCCAAATATATTGAGGTCCAACATGAAGGGACTGCCATCatagtgacctttaacctggcTCCCCCGAACCTGGGCATCAGAAGCTACTTCTCACTGTGTTACGCAAACggcataatgaaatacacagacataacacctgtgagttgtttcaacttctgcagctttatattttgccaatgccttgcttctattatgtgtattacggaactatttgataattaagtgaactgaatacttgtatttaatttccttagaattccaccaacaacaaaactcatcacagcTATCAGCTGAATGGCCTTCAAGAAGGAACCAATTACActtgtgaggtaaaataaaagtggattataactattctatccttaacactgattgcataatatataaaactacaactgttttcaacctaatctcaggggctttgtgtttaataaattatattgaaataccagtctcaaaaaatatgtattatatggactatctatatattttatgcattaattttcaaccatcggcatttagcatttagccagatatttcccctcaagagctggtggagagcaaaacagagataaaaggagagtgaatattggacttgcattcatcatcacaaccccaaattaatgctaatgttgctccatgtcttctggataaataggctgttagccaacacagtcgatatatcaactttataaggtgatgtgtcagtgttttgtttacagcttgttgcgctgcccccaagtggcccccaaaagaagtttattttgtcaatctacaaggtcaagaatgaactgtcatgctcaacatttcttgtttcacagattgcagctaacgaagtggatgcagtgaggaaaacattcagtgttcaagtcatgcacattcaaaaaggtgggggaggttgttttattgctgctgatccACACAATCACTATGCATCATAGTAGGTGCTATGcaaacctctcttttcattttgttgtggagatataagtgatataatatttaagtgtctgttggaccatgaatacagtctgtgtatatttaatacatgtgtgatcaatcccatcagtctttcatccctttaagtaatactttggaatttggggaaatattcttattatgcttccagtctttatgctaaactaaaataatctactcccagctctagctccataattagcacacaggcatgacagtggtatcaatcatctcattttaactctCGGCAGTAATTAGTaacgcattttccaaaatgtcaaactacttctttaaggTCTGTCACTGAATTATCATGTAATCACAACTCCCCACTCCTCAGAAGGTGCCTTgcaactctctgtcactctctcctgggctttgatgcttccactgggcctggctgtggtagccatacttgtagtcttactggctgctctcaccaggaggaggcccaagctgcagatgaagaaacttgacataaaaccaggtgcgaagacaaaccaaatacttcatgtaaaatcactgcttgcatttcatgaaagctaatcaaaataagtcatgataataatccattttacaccatttgacagagaacctttcttgtacctctgttctgtcttttccattactggcatgatgtgaaatacaaccagatttcttattttcatccattcagatgttatcaagcagcatcaagaaagcgggactcaggaggaagtgatggcattgcccagaaacaggctgacccctcctcgtcttctgatttgctacagcagttatgatgggcccgctcatgtcaaagctgtcatgcagttaggggccttcatacaacaacacatggccACTCAGGTAGTGGACATGACATGTCGTGGCTCTAATGCCTTTTCCTACAGGTGTGCTGATTCAGTGGAATcggacaggcagaaacaaattatgaatacatccatccattcattttctactgcttatccggggccgggcacgcggtggcagcaggctaaccaaggtggtccagacatccctctccctagCAATGTTTTCTAGGGAGATctcgaggcgttcccaggccagatgagatatgtaatccctccaacgtgttctgggtctaacccggggtctcctaccagttggacatgtccagaaatcctccaaaggaaggcgctcaggattcatcctgatcagatgcccgaaccacctcaactggctcctttcgatgcaaaggagcagcggctctactccgagctcccttCGGATCCCTTTTGAGGTCCTCCccctatctctaaggctgaCCCCAGCCACCTtgatgaggaaactcatttcggtcGCTTGTATAcccaatctcattctttcggtccttacccaaagctcatgaccatagctAGGGGTTGGAAGGTAGATCGagtggtaaatcaaaagctttgccttccggcttagctccctcttcaccacaacagttcaatacaacacctgcattaGTGCTGACACCGCATCAATCCGCTGGTCGATCTCACGCTCTATTTTACTCTCACTCGTGAACAAGAccccgagatacttgaactccctgcttgaggcagtaactcagattgctcaggcagggagcaatccacctttttccagGAGAGAACCATGTCCTCGGACTTGGAgatgctgactctcatcacgaCCACTTTGCACTCGGCTGCAAAccgccccagtgcatgctgtgggtcacaatctgatgaagccaacagagccacatcatctgcagagagcagagaagcaattctgaagtccccaaaccaaacactctcctctcccggctgtgccttgagatcctgtccatgaatatcacaaacagaatctgtgacaAGGGACACCCATCGAAAacgtatttgacttttgtgcagaatatacagatacagcttgcactatatatatatatatatacagtatatatatatatatatatatatacacatatacatataaggaCCAGGTGGCTTGTAGCAACGGCCCCGATGACCCCATACTCCCACAGTACCCCTCACAGGACCCCCCGGGGACACGGTCAtaagccttctccaagtccacaaaacacatgtagactggatgggaaaccccaccccccaccccagtaagCCCCCAAGGGTCCACTGTCCACAAGGCTAGgacggaaatacaaaaaaggataactgtcatcttacaaagctaattattatattgacaatttctgtgtttcaatcttttctttaatatgaaataggggtgtgtaaaatgtgttattagaacactttgtcgtgacagtgttctcctttgttcttcCCAGGTGTGCTTGGACCTGTGGGACTCTCTGAGCGTGGCTGAGGAGGGCAGTATGGCCTGGCACTGCCGTCAGATCCGGGAGAGCGACTTTATCTTGGTGATCTGTTCTTGGGGCTTCAATCGCAGACctaagccagagccagagggtgacaac comes from the Enoplosus armatus isolate fEnoArm2 chromosome 16 unlocalized genomic scaffold, fEnoArm2.hap1 SUPER_16_unloc_1, whole genome shotgun sequence genome and includes:
- the LOC139307133 gene encoding interleukin-17 receptor D-like, coding for MAGLLKDKLGLAVTPTLDRAHRTLGARRDGNGVPPRAFVVRCHYFTEKEEIMKKAREMERTPEGRSGQIHIFPDYTQEVNSCIPWPCFELLGEGDPKICQHYVQAPNDVKIEFVHEPNPKYDTMVVSWKPSYYGIAFLRGFQVSLQALGGSGVACQLFLFHRNLSIPASHAQRVYKSDPFPGLSLGSQYAVTVMALPVPEEWERFYHSKIFSTRSCAEKNGLEQCKKDWYPKYIEVQHEGTAIIVTFNLAPPNLGIRSYFSLCYANGIMKYTDITPNSTNNKTHHSYQLNGLQEGTNYTCEIAANEVDAVRKTFSVQVMHIQKGALQLSVTLSWALMLPLGLAVVAILVVLLAALTRRRPKLQMKKLDIKPDVIKQHQESGTQEEVMALPRNRLTPPRLLICYSSYDGPAHVKAVMQLGAFIQQHMATQVCLDLWDSLSVAEEGSMAWHCRQIRESDFILVICSWGFNRRPKPEPEGDNKDEADRGLDFGSNAFSSDVAIRLVGEEVGRAKARGQDMSKYMAAIFEYSEETDIPTELRLVSHYTLTSDLPLLFSHLHGVALHRPGGYLKINYISEEGFSKSPAGAALQLAIYEAGMAMRAKRYHSVEGGN